The stretch of DNA TAAGTCGCCAATGCCTTGCTCGCTCAATATCGCTAATTTTTTATCAATTGCCCAATTCCCAAAAGGAGCATAATCATCAAATAGGTTTTGGCCATCCTGCAAATATAACACAGGATACCTTTTCGTCTCTTCCTGATAATTGTATGGCAAAATAGCCGAAATGCGACGCGTCCTTATTAGCTGGGGAATCTCAAAGGCTTCAGAAATAATATGAATATTGGGTAAAAATGCGGGGTTGTAGCTTAACCCGTCTTTGCGCCATCCTGGTATGAATTCTTCTTTATAGCGGCAATCGCTAAGCAACCGTCTGTTTGGCCCATCTTCTCCGTCCTGATCCAACTCTCGGCCGTCCCAGTTTTCTTTCGCATATTTATATTCCAATAGAGGGGGCAAAGCGGAAACATCAGTGAAATGAAAGGCATATTGCCCTTTTTTTATTTTTTCCAGCCGATATTTTTCGTCAGGCAATTGCCAATTATTAAAATTGCCAGCAATGAAAACAGGTCTATCATCATCTACCTTTGTAGTGACTATAAGCGACAATGTCCCTTCCTTTCTATTGGTCTGAAACTTAGCTTTATTTTCTGTCATGTGTCGCTGCGATAATGTCTCATTTTAAGACAAAATATTTACCCCATTCAAAAAATTTGTGCAAAATTAAAAAAATACTTCTTTAAAGCCACGAATACCTGACAGCTTTTGGTAAAGAGAAGGTAAGTACC from Saprospiraceae bacterium encodes:
- a CDS encoding alpha/beta hydrolase-fold protein, whose translation is MTENKAKFQTNRKEGTLSLIVTTKVDDDRPVFIAGNFNNWQLPDEKYRLEKIKKGQYAFHFTDVSALPPLLEYKYAKENWDGRELDQDGEDGPNRRLLSDCRYKEEFIPGWRKDGLSYNPAFLPNIHIISEAFEIPQLIRTRRISAILPYNYQEETKRYPVLYLQDGQNLFDDYAPFGNWAIDKKLAILSEQGIGDLIVIAIDHAEEDRVKEFTPSSGGSLGKGEGKKYVRFLADTLKPHVDKHFRTLSGRNSTGIGGSSMGGLISVYAGLMYPEVFGRLLIFSPSLWAAPNIHFHAINFHEAHDSRVYIYAGERESKTMVPNINKFKTALEQQGSGANIEFNISIDPQGQHNEARWGKEFPKAVEWLYFNKSGEE